Proteins encoded by one window of Arachis ipaensis cultivar K30076 chromosome B04, Araip1.1, whole genome shotgun sequence:
- the LOC110271494 gene encoding zinc finger BED domain-containing protein RICESLEEPER 1-like, translating to MKFGCSEFHKISRKTARSDCLAIYEAEKKQLKALLQGVRKISLTTDMWRSSHQIVEYMVITGHFIDAGWNLQKRVLSFVQVPAPRRGIDVVDAILKWLLKDTISDNNSLPVGGSLFYIRCCAHILNLLVQDGLGKIKGIIQKVCESVKYVNFNDSRFKTFLEIAENKRLKEKKFIIDCPTRWNSTYNMLSVALKFKFVFPVYKKREPHYNYEPSSEDWRKVEKICKLLKVFNLATHVISGSEYPTANLYLPEVWRVKQVIDDAIEDRDSFMREMAT from the exons ATGAAGTTTGGATGTTCTGAATTTCATAAAATTTCTCGCAAAACTGCTCGAAGTGATTGCTTGGCAATATATGAGGCTGAAAAGAAACAATTGAAGGCTTTGTTACAAGGTGTTAGGAAGATAAGTTTGACAACTGACATGTGGAGATCAAGCCATCAAATTGTTGAATATATGGTTATCACAGGTCACTTTATTGATGCAGGGTGGAATCTTCAAAAAAGGGTTTTGAGTTTTGTTCAGGTACCTGCTCCTAGACGTGGCATTGATGTTGTGGATGCTATTCTCAAGT GGCTCTTAAAGGATACTATTTCAGATAACAACTCATTACCTGTTGGTGGTAGTTTGTTTTATATTAGGTGCTGTGCACACATTCTGAATTTGTTGGTACAAGATGGGCTAGGTAAAATTAAAGGTATTATTCAGAAAGTTTGTGAGAGTGTCAAGTATGTCAATTTTAATGATTCAAGATTTAAAACATTTCTTGAGATTGCTGAAAACAAGCGTTTGAAGGAGAAAAAATTCATCATTGATTGTCCCACAAGATGGAATTCTACTTACAATATGTTATCTGTGGCTTTGAAGTTTAAATTTGTGTTTCCTGTGTATAAGAAAAGAGAACCCCACTACAATTACGAACCATCATCAGAGGATTGGAGAAAAGTTGAGAAGATTTGTAAACTTTTAAAAGTTTTTAATCTTGCTACTCATGTCATTTCTGGTAGTGAGTATCCTACTGCAAACTTGTACCTTCCTGAAGTTTGGAGAGTGAAACAAGTAATTGATGATGCTATTGAAGATAGAGATTCCTTCATGAGAGAAATGGCAACCTAA